The stretch of DNA GAGTACTTGCTTCACCTCTCTCATTTTGTTAAAAGCAACTTTTGTAAGTTATCTGACTGTAGGCTTCTTGCAAACAGAATATCAGAATATCAGTGGAGCAAAGTGGTTGAGGATTGGTATGAAGCAAGAAAAATATAGGGCTTGCACTCATGTTCTCTATACAAGAATGTTTTTAATACTACCAATGATAAAGTTAAACTTAATTTAAGTACTTCTACTTTCTTACACTTGTAACAGTGGTGGTGACGCCCTTCGACAAATATTACAAGATGGTTTCTTACCATTTTCCAGGGGAAATGGGCACCATAATTTGCGCATCATAAAATTAaccaaaaataccaaaaatatTCCTCCAACTGCATCCACACCATAATGATGGTTCGAATAGATAGCCGCCCATGTGATCCAAACAACATGAAACATAGCAAACTTCTCATTTATCCAAGGTCCACTCACAAGTATCACTGAAGGCCATGCAACATGAAGTGAAGGAAAGGCTCCAAATGGCAATGGCGACGCAGCATAAATCCCATGGAAGAAAGGAACTCCAAGAGCAGCATCCAGTCTATGAAATCCAGCTTCATTGGAACCAGTTTTTAAAACTTCCCCTTCAGGACTAAAAACTACAGAGTCAACATACCAAGGTGGTGCAGTAGGAAAGAGTAAGTGAATCAATGATGCGATAAGATTCACCCACCCAAGACACCAAAGATATGGGAACACACCACGAATACTACCATTACTAACCACTTTAAACAATGCAAAAAAGAATGGAAgtgcaaaatgaaacaaatatgGCATGGCAGCAATACAGTCAAGTACTGGATGAGCAAACTTTGCCAGTATTTGATGAGGAAAACAATGAAACACTAATATTTCCATCCAAGGTAGGAATGTTTGATTGGGTTTTGTCACTTTTCCAAGTCCGAGCAATATTCGCAAGAGAgaataatttgaaaaaactAGGATGTAGCCTATGATTGGTACAGCAGCCACTGATGTTTCCTTGAATGGAACTTTCTTGATTGCTTTCGGTACTTCTTCAAACCAGGATGTTATTTCAGCCtaacagaaatcaaaataaacCATCTGTTAGAAGTGAGCATAGCTctagacaaaaaataaattcctCACTTTTTTGCTGTTTGAATATCTCTGCTGTTATCTCTAAAGTTGGCACGAGCCAATTTGGACTACAATGCAAATAATTTTGTCTGCGAAAAGCCACTTTCCTCGTCTTCactttttttctatttcctcCTTAAGGTGAAATGACTAGTAATGCTGTATTTGCATGTATCACACaagagatttttattttcagaaaGGAACAAAGAAAAGTCAGACCAAGCAACACTTATTGTGAGGTTTGGGTTTGTTTCCACCTGTAGTAAATTTATCAATGTTAGCAGATTGTCCCAAATATGTCGTGTTACGTTATGATTTTGAGGTATCATGGTTAACTCTGACCACAATTCAGCGGCAACATTGTTTGAAAGATGAAGAACAACACAAATTAATAACATGAAAATAATTATGTGACTGAGTGTTGTAGAATTTTGGATATTATTCTTAGTGGAGAAGCTGTGGAAAACCAGGCCACCTTTGATAGCATAAGGTGGTATTCTTTGAAGAACAAGTCAGAACACAAAAGATGTTATCCTTAAGAAAATAACTGGCAGAATATTTATCAATAAAACAAAGCCCATGGGAGTGTATTCACGAGATCAAGGCATGTTGCATGACCTTTGAAACTTGATTCCAATATCATGCAAGTTACCGTCCAAACTGTGAGATTCGTGATCATAACGTCTTTAAAAAACGCTACAATAATaacttaaaaacaaattattcaaCCAAACGGAATAATCAATAACAACGTAAACCTTTTGATTACATGGAAATTGCTAGTTGCATGTTAGTAAATTATACCAGTTCCCTTTGTAGCCTCCCCCAATTTACAACACAAACCCATCAATTGCGCAACCACAACATAGAACATTACAAAGGTACAGCTTCGACAGTCTTTTCAATCAAGTAAAGAACAACGAATTAAGACCACCAcagattatttattatttatcaatGCTTGAATAAATTTTATGCACCATTAACATGTAGACGAGTGAGTTTTAACAATCGAGAAAGCAGCGGAAGTTGGATAGAAAAAAAGCCAAAAGCAATTTCAAAAGGTCCATTTAATTAATAAGAATATATGGTTAAAAACGGAGTCACTTGTAAAACTTCCAGAGACGAGTTCAATCATAAAATCACATCTAATAACGTAAACAGTCGCCCTCCCGGCGGCTCTCGTACCTGTTTCGTTTCCCAATAGAGTTCGAATGCTACCTTTAGTGACCTTGCAAAGCGATTCCACGAAATAAGAATctgcaaataaaaatacaaaatggtcAGCACGCCGCCAAAGATGAGGAAAGGGCTCTTGTATATGGAACAATTCAGTTTGTGCTCATAGGAGTTGCGCTCCCTTCACAAGCATTGTCTTAACGCAAATAAATGACGATTTTTACCCTTCCAGTTTTGTCGTGAATGATTCGATCCTTTTCACTCTTAAAGTGCTTTCCTATCCGAGAACTCATTGCTGATCTCTTCGTAGTAAATCCAGTGCAAATCTCTGgttttaatattctttaaaaGCAGCTGGTCGATCGGCCTTTAGCTTGTGTATTCGCCAACTTGAACACTTCAAGGCAAACGAAATCCTCGCGAACGATGTTATCTGCACATTGCTTCCCTTTGTAAACGCGACAGGGAAGCGTATGTTCGTCGGATCTCGTCGCCAAAATATGCTTCTGTCCTCGAATTTACACCCAAGTTCAGATTGCCAACCAATATGGCGAGCGTTGGAGCGGGTGTGTCCCACCAACGAAGGCTATATTCCACGAGCAATCTTCATACAGCAGGCCAAAAAATGGCTTTGGGTTACAGTAGAGCGTTCTCAAACAAACCACTCCCACGGTGCTACAGTCGTACTGCAAAAATGCCCCGTTCTGTAACAGTATGAGTAGtacacaattaaaaaaaggcTTCAACTGGAGAAAACGCAAACTGCATCTTGGGAAGCAATTTTTGTTACCATAACGACAACAAAGCCCCCCGCAAAGTTCAAGCCAGTTGTCATGGATAAAAATAGCTATTGCAGATTCGCGagacaggtctcaaaaaccgctgattggctaaggttGCCTTTCAAGGACGCGTGCGCAAGACGGTTACCACTGACTTattgttcactggcgaaaaacgtggctgccatcgggtgtttatccgatctccgtcgataaaaaaaaagacctttttcaggccagtaaaacggacgaatgttttgactgcatagtgcgtttttatgccagcgagattctctttttagtTGTGGGCCACAGTACCTtttagccaacagtgctacgaggcaaatttctttaacaatttcaaggtcaacgcgagtccaggtttgagtggaaatttgtttgtggagcttaccggctaatggagtaccatcttgatttcaattcatgcgtttatcttttaaaaagtggagcaaaaaatatatcactaaatttccaaatggtttctctttcgactaaatatttgcacactgtttccgcgggggcccgcatctagcagaaaatgttaagatttttgcatttttcttcaaaattaagttgttaaaatgacCATGCAAGTGGTCCATGGaggcaaattta from Montipora capricornis isolate CH-2021 chromosome 9, ASM3666992v2, whole genome shotgun sequence encodes:
- the LOC138016504 gene encoding uncharacterized protein; the protein is MSSRIGKHFKSEKDRIIHDKTGRILISWNRFARSLKVAFELYWETKQAEITSWFEEVPKAIKKVPFKETSVAAVPIIGYILVFSNYSLLRILLGLGKVTKPNQTFLPWMEILVFHCFPHQILAKFAHPVLDCIAAMPYLFHFALPFFFALFKVVSNGSIRGVFPYLWCLGWVNLIASLIHLLFPTAPPWYVDSVVFSPEGEVLKTGSNEAGFHRLDAALGVPFFHGIYAASPLPFGAFPSLHVAWPSVILVSGPWINEKFAMFHVVWITWAAIYSNHHYGVDAVGGIFLVFLVNFMMRKLWCPFPLENGKKPSCNICRRASPPLLQV